A part of Paenibacillus sp. 481 genomic DNA contains:
- a CDS encoding Ger(x)C family spore germination protein, with translation MKRSLNTRRICILAAVVLSLLTGCWDSRQIDELSFTTGVGIDTADDSKAIDASLLQTRPDQRIKLTYQLVIPKIAAGLQGGSPGTKPYSNITRIGETSHELTRRVALEANPIFGEHIKVLLISEKFAQKRDLITTLNFFYRDEGFRESSIVLLSKGEASKTLDVDGTEIPTNIVTNIADNQYRSTRILPVLTIQKTMGKLLNHSSFMVQTLAVDKGKITFFGGGIIRGDTKKLVGYLNPLQLQGLTWLTGKKTGGLLRLNDDHGAPLFVYENKQLNTTITPQVEGEHISFHVNIRSRGRISEELRPMQITNDDEQVNKIIRESERKVEQEVTKMVREVLTLIQDKYQADVVGFGTELNMKYPQQWNKLKQNWPEHFKKSTIKIESHIQIEDYGLENMNEAK, from the coding sequence ATGAAGCGCAGTCTTAACACACGTAGAATATGCATACTAGCGGCTGTGGTGCTGAGTTTATTGACAGGATGCTGGGATAGCCGTCAAATTGACGAGCTTTCCTTTACAACAGGAGTAGGGATAGATACAGCTGACGATAGTAAGGCGATCGATGCGTCTCTACTACAGACCCGACCGGATCAGCGTATAAAATTAACGTATCAGCTCGTAATCCCTAAGATTGCTGCTGGCTTACAGGGAGGCTCTCCTGGTACGAAGCCATACTCCAATATTACACGTATCGGTGAAACGTCGCATGAATTAACACGGCGTGTTGCCTTAGAAGCAAACCCTATTTTCGGAGAGCATATTAAGGTGTTGCTTATTAGCGAAAAGTTCGCCCAGAAGCGAGATTTGATTACAACGCTGAACTTTTTTTACCGTGATGAGGGATTCCGCGAAAGCAGCATTGTTCTTCTTTCAAAAGGGGAAGCAAGCAAAACACTGGATGTGGATGGCACCGAAATACCGACGAATATCGTGACAAATATTGCAGACAACCAGTATCGCTCCACCCGAATTCTTCCGGTATTAACGATACAAAAGACGATGGGCAAGCTGCTTAACCATTCAAGCTTTATGGTGCAGACCTTAGCTGTAGATAAAGGAAAGATTACCTTTTTTGGTGGGGGCATCATTAGAGGCGATACGAAAAAGTTAGTTGGATATTTGAATCCGTTACAATTACAAGGCCTTACGTGGCTGACAGGCAAAAAAACAGGCGGATTGCTGCGCCTTAATGATGATCACGGCGCTCCCCTGTTCGTATATGAAAATAAACAATTAAACACAACGATTACACCACAAGTGGAAGGCGAGCACATTTCATTTCACGTCAACATTCGTTCCCGGGGGCGGATTTCCGAAGAACTGCGACCGATGCAAATTACGAATGACGATGAGCAGGTAAATAAAATCATTCGAGAATCGGAACGTAAAGTCGAGCAAGAAGTAACGAAAATGGTACGAGAAGTGTTGACGCTTATTCAAGACAAGTATCAAGCTGATGTTGTCGGCTTTGGCACTGAGCTGAATATGAAATATCCGCAACAATGGAACAA
- a CDS encoding GerAB/ArcD/ProY family transporter — protein sequence MNLVDSGTKHNKINTPQMSIILANNILGTAILSLPRNMSMSMDTPDGWISIFLTGLICIGIGYLMVYISNKFPGLTVFEYSQLLIGKWLGRILVGFMIVFFIGMASYEVRVLAEVVDLFLLEQTPKSVIIIVMMMAAVYIVFGELGAIARLFGILLPITVLVLFGCLLLSLKTFDIEHLRPALSHGIIPIVAGFDPAFTSFIGIEALLILPAFLTNPSRAPRAVWYGIGVPTAIYFFTYLAVIGGLGVEVTKTVLWPTISLIRSFEYTGLLFERFDSFLMAVWIMQIYTAYVMYHYFIVRALKVYIAKPLGGVFLIMPIIYLLAMIPRSVFSLFKLLRYIEWMFYGIVIVVPLLLIFMYWIRGKANHEAQS from the coding sequence ATGAACTTAGTTGACAGCGGCACGAAACACAATAAAATTAATACGCCGCAAATGTCAATCATCCTTGCCAACAACATTTTAGGCACAGCTATTTTATCGCTGCCGCGCAATATGTCTATGAGCATGGATACACCCGACGGTTGGATTTCGATCTTTTTAACAGGCTTGATCTGTATCGGCATCGGCTACTTAATGGTCTATATTAGCAACAAATTCCCGGGATTAACGGTATTTGAGTACAGCCAGCTCCTAATCGGAAAATGGTTAGGACGCATTTTGGTTGGCTTTATGATCGTCTTTTTTATCGGAATGGCCAGCTATGAAGTCAGAGTACTTGCCGAGGTGGTCGATTTATTTTTACTCGAGCAAACACCCAAATCGGTTATTATCATCGTGATGATGATGGCCGCAGTCTATATCGTTTTTGGCGAGCTGGGGGCCATTGCACGGTTATTCGGCATTTTATTGCCGATAACGGTACTCGTCCTGTTTGGTTGCCTCCTGCTCAGCTTAAAAACGTTTGATATTGAGCATTTGCGTCCTGCCCTATCGCATGGCATTATCCCGATTGTAGCGGGCTTCGATCCCGCTTTCACCTCGTTTATCGGGATTGAAGCGCTGCTTATTTTGCCTGCTTTTCTAACCAATCCATCCCGAGCTCCCCGTGCGGTCTGGTATGGAATTGGCGTTCCGACAGCGATATATTTTTTCACCTATTTAGCTGTTATCGGAGGACTAGGTGTCGAAGTGACGAAAACGGTCCTATGGCCGACGATATCGCTTATTCGTTCATTTGAATACACAGGCCTTCTCTTCGAGCGCTTTGATTCATTCCTTATGGCAGTATGGATTATGCAAATATATACGGCTTACGTCATGTATCATTATTTCATCGTAAGGGCGTTAAAAGTATACATAGCCAAGCCCCTTGGCGGAGTATTCCTGATCATGCCGATCATTTATCTGTTAGCCATGATTCCACGCAGCGTATTTTCGTTGTTCAAGCTTCTACGTTACATCGAATGGATGTTTTACGGAATCGTTATCGTTGTTCCGTTATTGCTCATTTTTATGTACTGGATACGGGGGAAAGCGAATCATGAAGCGCAGTCTTAA
- a CDS encoding spore germination protein gives MKRWRDIKSKPTVANQPTQCQLLHQPHATGKDSEQQLQRSLNDNLDIICQQVGHNTDLYMRPFGFCKHNAMLLYMDCLADKAVINQFVLEPLMRAEASDIGADVMNGDQLARSLKNTWIPLSEIEDTNDIKHLVTCLLTGSSILLIDGSATAIVLGTKAKLMRSIEDPPSEPLVRGPRLGFIESLRANTTILRDRINDPNFTVSGFELGERNRKKVALFYIKDIAEPDLVEEVKRRIDTIQADDIPETGYIEQWIEDNYLSPFPQLQNTERPDRVIAALLEGRVAIMVDGSPFALIAPVTFNMMLQTPEDYYDRWLPGSLTRMLRYLAAFVALFGPAIYIAFISFHQGLIPTKLAISMSGTREGVPFPPLVESLMMEISIEVLREAGLRLPVPVGSVVLVGGLVVGTAAVEAHLVSPIMIIVVALTAISSFTIPQYVLSISIRMLRFLVMFCAATLGLYGVIMFFIVLTAHVVKLKSFGVPYVSPAATFRTNDWEDFIVRFPIFKMVMRPKMLKSKNRDRQPPSPGDKSDKG, from the coding sequence ATGAAGCGATGGAGAGATATCAAATCCAAACCGACCGTCGCAAATCAACCCACACAATGCCAGTTGTTGCATCAACCTCATGCCACAGGTAAAGATAGCGAGCAACAGTTACAGCGCTCGCTCAACGACAACTTGGATATCATTTGTCAGCAAGTCGGGCATAACACCGATCTGTACATGCGTCCGTTTGGATTTTGCAAGCATAATGCCATGCTGCTCTACATGGATTGTTTGGCTGATAAAGCTGTCATTAATCAGTTTGTGTTGGAGCCGCTTATGCGGGCAGAGGCAAGCGACATCGGTGCAGATGTGATGAATGGCGATCAGCTTGCACGCAGCTTAAAGAACACTTGGATTCCACTGAGTGAAATTGAAGATACGAACGACATTAAGCACTTGGTTACGTGCTTACTTACGGGCTCGTCCATCTTGTTAATAGATGGCTCGGCTACGGCCATTGTGCTCGGTACAAAGGCGAAGTTGATGCGAAGCATAGAAGATCCTCCATCCGAGCCTTTAGTACGTGGGCCTCGCTTAGGTTTTATTGAATCGCTGCGGGCAAACACGACCATTTTGCGCGATCGGATAAATGATCCAAACTTTACCGTATCAGGCTTTGAGCTCGGGGAACGCAATCGCAAAAAGGTCGCTCTATTCTACATTAAAGACATTGCCGAGCCTGATTTGGTTGAAGAAGTGAAACGCAGAATCGATACGATTCAAGCTGACGATATACCGGAGACAGGCTATATCGAGCAGTGGATTGAGGACAACTACTTGTCCCCCTTCCCACAGCTCCAAAACACAGAGCGCCCAGACCGCGTGATCGCTGCACTGCTAGAAGGGCGCGTCGCCATTATGGTGGACGGGTCCCCGTTCGCCCTGATCGCACCTGTTACCTTCAATATGATGCTGCAAACACCCGAAGACTACTATGATAGGTGGCTTCCAGGTTCATTGACACGCATGTTGCGCTATTTAGCAGCATTCGTCGCCTTGTTTGGCCCAGCCATCTATATTGCGTTTATTTCATTCCATCAAGGCTTAATTCCGACCAAGCTGGCTATATCCATGTCTGGAACGAGGGAAGGAGTACCTTTTCCTCCATTAGTGGAATCTCTCATGATGGAAATATCAATCGAAGTGCTGCGCGAGGCAGGTTTACGCTTACCCGTACCTGTCGGCTCTGTCGTGCTCGTTGGCGGTCTAGTGGTCGGCACTGCGGCTGTTGAGGCCCATCTCGTCAGCCCTATTATGATTATTGTTGTAGCACTAACCGCCATCTCTTCCTTTACGATCCCACAATATGTGTTAAGTATATCGATTCGGATGCTGCGGTTTTTGGTCATGTTCTGTGCTGCTACACTAGGCCTGTACGGTGTCATTATGTTCTTCATTGTACTGACAGCACATGTCGTAAAGTTAAAAAGTTTCGGTGTTCCTTATGTCTCTCCTGCGGCGACTTTTCGGACAAATGACTGGGAAGATTTCATTGTCCGTTTTCCCATCTTCAAAATGGTGATGCGACCAAAAATGCTTAAATCGAAAAACAGAGACAGACAACCACCATCTCCAGGTGATAAGAGCGATAAGGGGTGA
- a CDS encoding VanW family protein → MKKIHALFIAVALLFLIATSLWGWAYTYVSQTTVPPEVRLSAWQIGGTPIEKFRKQLNERVQQLENVPIVFAFGQAHTPPVRTTLSQLGVRYEVRELWNSLDKLQHGSLWERFKARWDFKQEWHLSFRWEDNVWKQRFTPAWEMTTFGKPINATRRITEKDQVEYVEEKKVYRIDRQQLVQLIRTSIPHAWKNGGTIQIEMPLVITSPPETVQSLKAEGIDRKIIEFSTVFPIAEDGRTHNVTAASKTVHDTTLKPGAIFDYNNVIEETARRYGFKEAPVIYNGKLVPGIGGGICQVSSTLYNAVLRTGLEIVERRNHSLPVTYLPLGLDATFSEGYINFRFRNTTGKHLLIRTATENDRLKIKLFGTMDPSVSYKMETKTIKVLEPTVKYVKNPNLPIGEHETLQKGKKGYKVETYRIKIVHGKTVAREKISVDTYRPQPTLIAINTGDATLPPTLPKQEQGPLLEDGVNGPNF, encoded by the coding sequence GTGAAAAAAATACATGCACTATTTATCGCGGTAGCTTTGCTCTTTCTTATTGCGACCTCATTGTGGGGATGGGCGTATACGTACGTCTCACAAACGACCGTTCCGCCGGAAGTTCGCTTGTCCGCTTGGCAAATCGGAGGTACACCTATCGAAAAGTTTCGTAAACAATTAAACGAACGTGTGCAGCAATTAGAAAACGTACCGATTGTGTTCGCCTTCGGGCAAGCCCATACACCCCCTGTTCGCACGACACTCTCTCAGTTAGGTGTGCGTTACGAAGTAAGGGAATTGTGGAACTCGCTGGACAAATTACAACATGGCTCGTTATGGGAGCGATTCAAGGCAAGATGGGATTTCAAACAGGAGTGGCATCTTTCTTTTCGGTGGGAAGATAATGTCTGGAAGCAGCGCTTTACGCCTGCTTGGGAAATGACGACCTTCGGCAAGCCGATTAACGCCACAAGACGGATAACGGAAAAGGATCAAGTGGAATACGTAGAGGAAAAAAAGGTGTATCGCATTGACCGACAACAGCTCGTCCAACTTATCCGCACTTCGATTCCACACGCGTGGAAAAATGGCGGCACGATCCAAATTGAAATGCCACTTGTCATTACTTCTCCACCTGAAACGGTACAGTCCCTGAAAGCAGAAGGGATTGATCGTAAAATTATCGAGTTTTCGACTGTATTTCCTATCGCAGAGGATGGCCGAACTCATAACGTCACAGCAGCTTCCAAAACGGTGCATGATACGACCCTCAAACCAGGCGCTATATTTGACTATAACAATGTCATCGAGGAAACTGCACGTCGGTATGGATTCAAAGAAGCACCCGTCATTTATAACGGCAAGCTCGTCCCCGGCATTGGCGGAGGCATATGCCAAGTGTCCAGTACGCTGTACAATGCCGTTCTTAGAACAGGCTTGGAAATTGTAGAACGTCGCAATCATTCACTCCCAGTGACGTACTTGCCACTCGGGCTTGATGCCACCTTTTCCGAAGGATACATCAATTTTAGATTTCGCAACACAACAGGCAAACACTTACTTATTCGCACCGCAACGGAAAATGATCGTCTGAAAATTAAACTATTCGGAACGATGGACCCAAGCGTTTCTTACAAAATGGAGACCAAAACGATCAAAGTGCTTGAGCCGACCGTGAAGTACGTTAAAAATCCGAACCTACCTATCGGTGAACATGAAACACTGCAAAAAGGGAAAAAGGGCTACAAAGTAGAAACATACCGCATTAAGATCGTACATGGAAAAACAGTCGCACGCGAAAAAATATCCGTAGATACATATCGACCACAGCCTACCCTAATTGCGATAAATACCGGCGATGCTACGTTGCCTCCAACCTTACCTAAACAAGAGCAAGGCCCTTTGTTGGAAGACGGTGTTAACGGCCCTAATTTTTAA
- the ftsE gene encoding cell division ATP-binding protein FtsE, producing the protein MIEMQDVWKTYQDGSHALRGVSVRIDKDEFVYLVGPSGAGKSTFMKCIYREELPTKGQIYVNSFNIGRLKQRKIPFVRRNIGVVFQDFRLLPKLTAYENVAFAMEVIEAPTRAIKRRVPEVLELVGLKHKLNSLPSQLSGGEQQRVAIARAIVNNPSVIVADEPTGNLDPETSWEIMKLLEEINYRGTTIIMATHNKEIVNTMRKRVIAIEHGHIVRDEVRGEYGYDL; encoded by the coding sequence TTGATCGAAATGCAGGATGTTTGGAAAACGTACCAGGATGGATCACATGCTTTGCGTGGTGTTTCGGTGCGCATTGATAAGGACGAATTCGTATACTTGGTTGGGCCATCTGGTGCTGGTAAATCGACTTTTATGAAATGTATTTATAGAGAAGAGTTGCCGACTAAAGGACAAATTTACGTAAACAGCTTCAATATTGGCAGATTGAAGCAGCGTAAAATTCCGTTCGTACGCCGTAACATTGGCGTTGTGTTTCAAGATTTTCGTCTGCTGCCAAAGCTGACAGCTTATGAAAATGTAGCGTTCGCAATGGAGGTTATTGAGGCTCCAACGCGTGCGATTAAGCGTCGTGTGCCTGAAGTGTTGGAGCTTGTTGGTTTGAAGCATAAACTGAACAGCTTGCCATCGCAGTTATCGGGCGGTGAACAACAGCGTGTAGCTATTGCGCGCGCCATTGTAAACAATCCGTCTGTCATCGTAGCGGATGAGCCGACAGGCAACTTGGACCCTGAGACATCGTGGGAAATTATGAAGCTGCTAGAAGAGATTAATTACCGCGGCACAACGATTATTATGGCTACACATAACAAAGAAATCGTAAATACGATGCGCAAGCGCGTTATTGCCATTGAGCATGGTCATATTGTTCGCGACGAAGTGCGGGGGGAATACGGCTATGACCTTTAA
- the ftsX gene encoding permease-like cell division protein FtsX: protein MTFNTVTRHLKEGGKNVVRNGWMSFASVSSIVISLFILGVFMLLSLNVNVLTQQIENQVQVRVFLNNIDKKQIELLEVDIGNMSEVSKVTFVSKADGMKLLQESLGEDGKDLLSGYTDATNPLPDSFTVEVYEPKTIAIVAKKIAAVNETNSAKPILKVQYGKGTVEKLFTFTDAVESVGLIIVIGLGITAMFLISNTIKVTIMARQREISIMKLVGATNSFIRWPFFIEGALLGLLGSLVTIGILFFGYYRLVYATNIEMGLMMIKLLPLQDIWLSVGGIILGLGVVIGIWGSMISIRKFLKV from the coding sequence ATGACCTTTAACACAGTAACCCGTCATTTGAAAGAAGGCGGCAAAAATGTTGTTCGCAATGGTTGGATGTCATTTGCGTCCGTTAGTTCAATTGTAATTTCGCTCTTTATTTTAGGCGTGTTTATGCTGCTGTCGTTGAATGTGAATGTACTGACACAGCAGATTGAAAATCAGGTGCAAGTTCGTGTCTTTTTAAACAATATTGATAAAAAGCAAATCGAACTGTTGGAAGTGGACATCGGCAATATGTCAGAGGTAAGCAAAGTGACGTTCGTCTCGAAGGCTGACGGCATGAAGCTGTTGCAAGAAAGCTTGGGCGAGGACGGGAAAGACTTGCTAAGTGGGTATACGGATGCGACAAATCCTTTGCCGGATTCTTTTACAGTGGAAGTATATGAGCCCAAAACGATTGCTATCGTTGCCAAAAAGATAGCCGCAGTCAATGAAACGAACAGTGCAAAGCCGATCTTAAAAGTGCAGTATGGCAAAGGCACGGTAGAGAAGCTATTTACGTTTACGGATGCGGTGGAAAGCGTCGGTCTGATTATCGTAATCGGTCTGGGTATTACGGCGATGTTCCTCATTTCCAATACGATTAAAGTTACGATAATGGCGCGTCAGCGTGAAATTAGCATCATGAAGCTGGTCGGAGCGACAAATTCATTTATTCGTTGGCCGTTCTTTATCGAGGGAGCTTTGCTCGGTTTGCTCGGTTCACTCGTGACAATTGGAATTTTGTTTTTTGGCTATTATCGACTTGTGTACGCTACTAATATCGAAATGGGTCTGATGATGATCAAGTTGCTTCCGTTGCAGGACATTTGGTTATCAGTAGGCGGTATTATTTTAGGTCTAGGTGTCGTGATCGGCATTTGGGGAAGTATGATTTCGATTCGTAAATTTTTAAAAGTGTAA
- a CDS encoding murein hydrolase activator EnvC family protein: MQQQHNKWKRKYAGLLVSFAILFTMAPPSAGAASELDKVNKQIKQIQRERWAAEKKKQASEQQVAQAEKQIIKTEADLQYVNNLINSETKKMYELSGQIDDTEYKLEEAALEVEELNSRIKSREKLLDSRVSLMYTNGFVSYLDVLFNATSFSDFLDRIDSLQLIVSQDKEILEVQRQEKQLSAAKKQEIEVDLKHLELLYTKRDKTKRELMIKQKEKKVMIAGYQEQKESAHGASEEQDRMLMDFAKKRAELYDKKNRLIEKSRKAKAIAGANTKKSTRYTYTGGKLGMPLQSKHYISSGFGGRRDPISGRRGAFHGGLDMAAPRGTAIHAAENGVVTVAGWQGGFGNTVIINHGNNLWTLYAHIDRGGILVSEGQEVKRGQQIAKVGTTGYSTGYHLHFEVRVNGERVDPANYLK; the protein is encoded by the coding sequence ATGCAGCAACAGCACAACAAGTGGAAGCGAAAATATGCTGGGCTTCTTGTCAGCTTTGCCATCCTGTTTACTATGGCACCACCATCAGCAGGAGCAGCATCAGAATTAGATAAAGTAAATAAACAAATTAAGCAGATCCAACGTGAAAGATGGGCTGCTGAAAAAAAGAAGCAAGCGTCAGAGCAGCAAGTGGCGCAGGCAGAGAAGCAAATCATCAAGACTGAGGCGGATTTGCAATATGTGAACAATCTTATTAACTCCGAAACGAAGAAAATGTACGAACTGTCGGGGCAAATCGATGACACGGAGTATAAATTAGAAGAGGCGGCTCTTGAAGTTGAGGAACTAAATTCACGAATCAAATCGCGTGAAAAGTTGCTTGATTCACGTGTGAGTTTAATGTACACCAACGGGTTCGTGTCCTATTTAGACGTCTTATTCAATGCGACAAGCTTCTCCGACTTCTTGGATCGAATCGACTCTTTGCAACTGATCGTATCGCAGGATAAAGAGATTTTAGAGGTTCAACGACAAGAAAAGCAGTTGAGTGCAGCAAAGAAGCAGGAAATCGAAGTTGATTTGAAGCACTTGGAGCTGCTGTATACGAAGCGGGACAAGACGAAGCGCGAATTGATGATCAAGCAAAAAGAGAAAAAAGTCATGATTGCTGGCTATCAGGAGCAAAAAGAAAGTGCGCATGGAGCGTCCGAAGAACAGGATCGCATGTTGATGGACTTTGCCAAGAAGCGCGCAGAGTTGTATGATAAAAAAAATCGTCTCATAGAAAAGAGCAGGAAAGCCAAGGCGATCGCGGGCGCGAATACGAAGAAAAGTACAAGATACACGTATACGGGTGGTAAACTCGGTATGCCGTTACAGAGCAAGCATTATATATCATCGGGATTTGGCGGTCGAAGAGATCCGATTTCAGGCAGACGTGGTGCATTCCACGGCGGACTGGATATGGCAGCTCCACGTGGTACGGCGATTCATGCTGCTGAGAACGGTGTTGTAACCGTAGCAGGATGGCAAGGTGGCTTCGGTAATACGGTCATCATTAACCACGGCAATAATTTGTGGACTCTTTATGCACATATTGATAGAGGCGGCATATTAGTATCAGAGGGCCAAGAGGTCAAACGTGGTCAACAAATCGCGAAGGTAGGGACAACAGGCTATTCGACGGGATACCACTTGCATTTTGAAGTGCGTGTAAATGGAGAACGAGTCGACCCTGCAAATTATCTCAAATAA
- a CDS encoding S41 family peptidase: MAFKGRTVALLVGAAVLVSSTLTMTAMDLPIFASGGQASANSTGLSQPELHKLNAALSIIESKYYTPVDREKLVNGAVHGMISSLDDPYSSYMEKEEAEQFNTSIEGAFTGIGAEVTTENGQVTVISPIKGSPAEKAGVRPKDVLLSVNGESLKGKTLSEAVAKIRGPKGTKAKLEVLRSGISKPIEIEVVRDQVDMETVYPKMMDGQIGYIEVRQFAMNTHKRFEEELVKLEKQGMKGLIIDVRNNPGGVLEVVQDMTEHFVPKGKLINQVEYRNKERDKFVSKGTDKVKPYPIAVLTNKGSASASEIIASALKESAGAKIVGEHTFGKGTVQSSYTTKAAEGSLIKVTIAKWLTPEGNWIHQKGLEPDVSVQQPDFYHAAPVSREKTLKLDMNDADVKNVQVILNGLDYKTDRKDGYFSQGTATALKQFQRAHKLSETGEVDAKTAEQLEQAILVAMRETKNDKQLQKAVETLQKEIR; the protein is encoded by the coding sequence ATGGCGTTCAAAGGACGAACAGTTGCGCTCCTCGTAGGAGCAGCAGTACTTGTAAGCAGTACATTGACGATGACAGCAATGGATTTGCCCATATTTGCAAGCGGAGGACAAGCTAGCGCGAACAGTACCGGATTATCGCAGCCAGAACTGCATAAGCTGAATGCGGCGCTGTCCATTATCGAGAGTAAATACTATACACCGGTGGATCGCGAGAAGCTGGTGAATGGGGCTGTGCATGGCATGATTTCGTCGCTTGATGATCCGTATTCCTCTTATATGGAGAAGGAAGAGGCGGAGCAGTTTAATACGAGTATCGAGGGCGCTTTTACAGGCATCGGTGCTGAAGTGACGACTGAAAATGGTCAAGTAACCGTTATTTCGCCGATTAAAGGCTCGCCTGCTGAAAAGGCGGGTGTTCGTCCGAAAGACGTGCTGTTGTCTGTTAACGGTGAGAGCTTAAAAGGGAAGACGTTAAGCGAAGCAGTAGCCAAGATTCGTGGACCGAAAGGGACAAAAGCGAAGCTTGAGGTATTGCGGAGTGGTATTTCGAAACCAATCGAAATCGAGGTCGTGCGTGACCAGGTAGATATGGAAACGGTATATCCGAAAATGATGGACGGTCAAATCGGATACATTGAAGTCCGCCAATTTGCCATGAACACGCACAAGCGGTTCGAGGAAGAATTGGTGAAGCTAGAGAAGCAAGGTATGAAAGGACTCATTATTGATGTACGGAACAATCCAGGTGGTGTACTGGAAGTCGTACAGGATATGACAGAGCACTTTGTACCGAAAGGCAAATTAATTAATCAGGTTGAATACCGCAATAAGGAGCGCGACAAATTCGTCTCCAAAGGTACGGACAAAGTTAAACCGTATCCGATTGCGGTGTTGACGAATAAAGGCAGTGCCAGCGCATCGGAAATTATCGCAAGTGCGTTGAAGGAATCAGCTGGAGCGAAAATCGTGGGTGAGCATACGTTCGGCAAAGGAACGGTGCAATCCAGCTACACGACGAAGGCAGCTGAGGGCAGTCTCATTAAGGTGACTATTGCGAAATGGCTTACGCCAGAAGGCAATTGGATACATCAAAAGGGGCTTGAGCCCGACGTTTCGGTTCAGCAGCCAGATTTCTATCATGCAGCTCCTGTCTCGCGTGAGAAGACGTTGAAGCTTGATATGAATGATGCCGATGTGAAAAATGTGCAAGTGATCTTGAACGGACTGGATTATAAAACGGACCGTAAAGATGGCTATTTCTCACAAGGAACGGCTACTGCGTTGAAACAGTTCCAACGCGCGCATAAGCTGTCTGAAACAGGCGAAGTCGATGCAAAGACAGCCGAGCAGCTGGAGCAGGCGATTCTGGTAGCGATGAGAGAAACGAAAAACGACAAGCAGTTGCAGAAGGCAGTTGAAACACTGCAGAAGGAAATTCGCTAA